In a single window of the Ignavibacteriales bacterium genome:
- the recR gene encoding recombination mediator RecR — MFTAESVEQLAEQFSQLPGIGRKTAHRLALYIVKMQREEVVTLARALVNVKDKVKYCTICSNITEADPCPICSNTKRDRTLVCVVEEPTDVLALERTNEFRGLYHVLGGALSPLDGIGPEDLRIRELLHRVSDAGVEEIILALNPNVEGEATTLYLSKLLKPLGMKITRIARGLPIGTDLEFADEATLSRALEGRVAV, encoded by the coding sequence ATATTCACTGCTGAATCAGTAGAACAGCTCGCCGAGCAATTTTCCCAGCTCCCCGGCATAGGCCGGAAGACAGCGCACCGGCTCGCCCTCTATATTGTGAAGATGCAGAGGGAAGAAGTCGTCACGCTCGCCCGCGCCCTTGTCAATGTGAAGGACAAGGTGAAATACTGCACGATCTGTTCCAACATCACGGAAGCCGACCCGTGCCCGATCTGTTCCAACACGAAACGCGATCGGACGCTCGTATGTGTCGTCGAAGAACCGACAGATGTCCTGGCGCTTGAGCGAACAAACGAGTTCAGAGGCCTCTATCATGTTCTGGGGGGAGCGCTCTCTCCGCTTGATGGAATTGGCCCGGAAGACCTCAGGATCAGGGAACTCCTCCACCGGGTGAGCGACGCGGGCGTCGAAGAGATTATTCTGGCCTTGAACCCGAATGTTGAGGGGGAAGCGACAACGCTCTACCTCTCGAAACTGCTCAAGCCTCTGGGGATGAAGATAACCCGCATTGCGCGCGGCCTGCCGATCGGGACGGACCTCGAGTTTGCCGATGAGGCGACGCTGAGCCGGGCGCTGGAAGGGCGGGTCGCTGTTTGA
- a CDS encoding YbaB/EbfC family nucleoid-associated protein yields MKGGMPNMQGMMKQLQKMQDKMAQVQAELELKTVVAEAGGGMVKVTANGKQQIIKIEIEKEVVNPEEKEMLEDLVVAATNKALESAGAMAQQEMQKVTGGMMPNIPGLNIPGF; encoded by the coding sequence ATGAAGGGTGGCATGCCGAACATGCAGGGGATGATGAAGCAGCTGCAGAAAATGCAGGACAAAATGGCCCAGGTCCAGGCTGAGCTTGAGCTCAAGACCGTGGTTGCAGAAGCCGGGGGAGGAATGGTGAAAGTCACCGCCAACGGCAAACAGCAGATCATCAAGATCGAAATCGAAAAAGAGGTCGTCAACCCCGAAGAGAAGGAAATGCTCGAAGATCTCGTCGTCGCCGCCACCAACAAGGCGCTCGAGAGCGCGGGGGCGATGGCCCAGCAGGAGATGCAAAAAGTGACCGGTGGCATGATGCCGAATATTCCCGGGCTCAACATCCCTGGCTTCTAG